The following coding sequences are from one Phenylobacterium glaciei window:
- a CDS encoding NADH-quinone oxidoreductase subunit M — protein MRGSEIMTGLLSLTTFAPLIGVAAILVLRFFAKTDDDKTVSAAKWIALVTTLATLALSVLMLSEFDIANPGFQFLEDANWFAGIHYRMGVDGISILFVLLTAFLMPICIAASWKSIETRVLEYMIAFLVLETLVIGVFCALDLVLFYAFFEFGLVPMFLIIGIWGGKRRVYAAFKFFLYTLLGSVLMLAAILGMIGIAHTSSIPELMVYKFDPHLQTWLWLAFFASFAVKMPMWPVHTWLPDAHVEAPTAGSVILAGILLKMGGYGFLRFSLPMFPQASEFFTPLVFALSVIAIIYTSLVAFRQTDIKKLIAYSSVAHMGFVTMGIFSGNDVGVQGAIFQMLSHGVISGALFLCVGVVYDRMHTREIAFYGGLVNRMPWYAAVFMLFTMGNVGLPGTSGFVGEILTMTGAYGVSTWTAIFAATGVIFSAIYALSLYRRVIFGELTNPALAEIADLDWREVAIFTPLIASTLYLGIYPAAVFDVTQSSVDNLVALYRAAIGA, from the coding sequence CTGAGGGGGAGTGAGATCATGACCGGCCTGCTTTCCCTGACCACCTTCGCCCCGCTGATCGGCGTGGCGGCGATCCTGGTCCTGCGCTTCTTCGCCAAGACCGACGATGACAAGACCGTCAGCGCCGCCAAGTGGATCGCCCTGGTGACCACGCTCGCGACCCTGGCGCTGTCAGTCCTCATGCTGTCGGAATTCGACATCGCCAACCCGGGCTTCCAGTTCCTGGAAGACGCCAACTGGTTCGCCGGCATCCACTACCGCATGGGCGTGGACGGGATTTCGATCCTGTTTGTTTTGCTCACCGCCTTCCTGATGCCGATCTGTATCGCGGCCTCGTGGAAGTCGATCGAGACCCGCGTGCTGGAATACATGATCGCCTTCCTGGTCCTGGAGACCCTGGTGATCGGCGTGTTCTGCGCCCTGGACCTGGTGTTGTTCTACGCCTTCTTCGAATTCGGCTTGGTGCCGATGTTCTTGATCATCGGCATCTGGGGCGGCAAGCGGCGGGTCTACGCCGCCTTCAAGTTCTTCCTCTACACCCTGCTGGGGTCCGTCCTGATGCTGGCGGCCATCCTCGGCATGATCGGGATCGCCCATACCTCCTCGATCCCCGAACTGATGGTCTACAAGTTCGATCCTCACCTGCAGACTTGGCTGTGGCTGGCCTTCTTCGCCTCCTTTGCGGTGAAGATGCCCATGTGGCCGGTCCACACCTGGCTGCCCGACGCCCACGTCGAGGCGCCCACGGCGGGCTCGGTGATCCTGGCCGGCATCCTGCTGAAGATGGGCGGTTACGGCTTCCTGCGCTTCAGCCTGCCGATGTTCCCGCAGGCCTCGGAGTTCTTCACACCGCTGGTCTTCGCCCTCAGCGTCATCGCCATCATCTACACCTCGCTGGTCGCCTTCCGTCAGACCGACATCAAGAAGCTGATCGCCTATTCGTCGGTGGCCCACATGGGCTTCGTGACCATGGGGATCTTCTCCGGCAACGACGTCGGCGTGCAGGGCGCGATCTTCCAGATGCTGAGCCACGGGGTGATCTCCGGCGCGCTCTTCCTCTGCGTTGGCGTGGTCTATGACCGCATGCACACCCGCGAGATCGCCTTCTACGGCGGGCTGGTGAACCGCATGCCCTGGTATGCGGCGGTCTTCATGCTCTTCACCATGGGCAATGTGGGCCTGCCAGGCACCTCGGGTTTCGTCGGCGAGATCCTGACCATGACCGGGGCCTATGGCGTCTCCACCTGGACGGCCATCTTCGCCGCCACCGGTGTCATCTTCTCGGCGATCTATGCGCTCAGCCTCTATCGCCGCGTGATCTTCGGCGAGCTGACCAATCCGGCCCTGGCCGAGATCGCCGACCTCGACTGGCGCGAGGTGGCGATCTTCACGCCGCTGATCGCCTCGACCCTCTATCTCGGTATCTATCCGGCCGCCGTCTTCGACGTGACCCAGTCGTCCGTCGACAACCTCGTCGCGCTCTACCGCGCGGCCATCGGCGCCTAG
- the nuoN gene encoding NADH-quinone oxidoreductase subunit NuoN, producing the protein MTFSADIALAGPELVLAVSALVLLVVGAFAPRATTVMTLGSIAALAIAAYEAAFGAQGRGFAGGLVADDASAFSQVAIFIASAIAIPLGQKWFAQRNIRNFEFPVLILLAALGMAMMVSAGDLIALYIGVELQSLALYVLAAMHRDDAKASEAGLKYFVLGALSSGLLLYGASLIYGFAGSTKFDDIAVAVHAGAHTGVLFGLVFLICGLAFKVSAAPFHMWTPDVYEGAPTPVVAFFAGAPKLAAMVLFARALSEGFHGASAQWSQVLVIIALLSIGVGAFAGLAQNNLKRLWAYSSIANVGYAVLGLASGSAEGVQAMFVFMVLYMVDVTGFFACLTALSRAGKPMETIEDMAGLMKERPGIALAMTAFSLSALGLPPFSGFWAKFYVFKAAINSGLGVAAVIGLIGSVVAAFYYLRLIKVMWFDAGVGGTDKPPVEAKTIAIAAALFSFPLVLGALVFIDPLAKAAAAAFGLV; encoded by the coding sequence ATGACCTTCTCCGCCGATATCGCCCTTGCCGGACCCGAGCTGGTCCTGGCCGTCTCAGCCCTGGTGCTGCTGGTGGTCGGAGCCTTCGCGCCGCGCGCCACCACCGTGATGACCCTGGGCTCGATCGCCGCCCTGGCGATCGCGGCCTATGAGGCGGCCTTTGGGGCGCAGGGGCGCGGCTTCGCGGGCGGCCTGGTGGCCGACGACGCCTCGGCCTTCAGCCAGGTGGCGATCTTCATCGCCAGCGCCATCGCCATCCCTCTGGGCCAAAAGTGGTTCGCCCAGCGCAATATCCGCAACTTCGAGTTCCCGGTGCTGATCCTGCTGGCCGCCTTGGGCATGGCCATGATGGTCTCGGCCGGCGACCTGATCGCGCTCTATATCGGCGTCGAGCTGCAGTCGCTGGCGCTCTACGTCCTGGCCGCCATGCACCGCGACGACGCCAAGGCCTCGGAAGCCGGCCTCAAGTACTTCGTGCTGGGCGCGCTGTCCTCGGGCCTGCTGCTCTACGGCGCCTCGCTGATCTACGGCTTCGCCGGCTCCACCAAGTTCGACGACATCGCCGTGGCGGTTCACGCGGGCGCCCATACCGGCGTGCTCTTCGGTCTGGTCTTCCTGATCTGCGGCCTGGCCTTCAAGGTCTCCGCCGCCCCGTTCCACATGTGGACCCCCGACGTCTACGAAGGCGCGCCCACGCCCGTCGTGGCCTTCTTCGCCGGCGCCCCCAAGCTGGCCGCCATGGTGCTGTTCGCCCGCGCGTTGAGCGAAGGCTTCCACGGCGCCTCGGCCCAGTGGAGCCAGGTGCTGGTGATCATCGCTTTGCTGTCCATCGGCGTCGGCGCCTTCGCGGGCCTGGCCCAGAACAACCTCAAGCGCCTGTGGGCCTATTCCTCCATCGCAAATGTCGGCTACGCGGTCCTGGGCCTTGCCTCCGGCAGCGCTGAGGGCGTGCAGGCCATGTTCGTCTTCATGGTCCTCTACATGGTCGACGTGACCGGCTTCTTCGCCTGCCTGACGGCCCTGTCGCGGGCCGGCAAGCCGATGGAGACCATCGAGGACATGGCCGGCCTGATGAAGGAACGTCCGGGTATCGCGCTCGCCATGACCGCGTTCTCGCTCTCGGCTCTGGGCCTGCCGCCGTTCTCCGGTTTCTGGGCCAAGTTCTATGTCTTCAAGGCGGCCATCAATTCCGGCCTCGGCGTCGCCGCCGTGATCGGCCTCATCGGCAGCGTGGTGGCGGCCTTCTACTACCTGCGCCTGATCAAGGTGATGTGGTTCGACGCCGGCGTCGGCGGCACGGACAAGCCGCCCGTTGAGGCCAAGACCATCGCCATCGCCGCGGCCCTGTTCTCTTTCCCGCTGGTGCTTGGCGCCCTGGTCTTCATCGACCCGCTGGCCAAGGCCGCCGCGG